The Mangrovimonas cancribranchiae nucleotide sequence TTAGGACCAAGAAGTTACCATTAAAAACAAAATGCTATGAAATTTAATTGGGGAACAGGAATTGTATTGGCTTTTATAGGCTTTATAAGTTTTATCATGTACTTTGTTATAACCATGAGTACAAACGAAAAATACAATCATGATTTAGTAACCGAAGATTATTACAAGCAAGAACTTCAGTTGCAAAATAACATTGATAGCGAACAAAACTCAAAAAAGTTAAAAGAAGATATTACTTGGGAAAAATCTGAAGAAGGAATTACCATAACTTTCCCTAAAGACCTTAATATTTCAAACATAACAGGAAAAGTGTTCCTATATAGACCATCTAACAAACAATTTGACTTCGAAACACCTATTTCTTTGTCAAACCACAATTTGCTCATACCTGACAACCGTTTGTTGGATGGTCGTTGGAACATTATTATAGATTGGCAATATAATAAAATACCTTACCGCTACAAAAAAGAAATTATATACTAAACATGCTTTGGTCTGCATTCATATTAGGTCTATTAGGCAGTTTTCATTGTGTTGGTATGTGCGGACCAATTGCTTTTATGCTTCCTGTAGATAGAAGCAATTCCATAAAAAAAGTTAGTCAAATTACAACTTACCACATAGGAAGGCTTTTGGCTTATAGCACTATTGGTTTATTTTTTGGACTTATTGGCAGAAACCTTTACATTTTTGGATTACAACAACAACTATCCATAATAATAGGTGTTTTAATGATTATTATTGCAGTGCTTCCCTATAAAACTATAAGTAAGTACAACGCTTCAAAACCATTACACAAACTTATAGCTAAAGTAAAGAGTAAACTAGGTATGGCTTTAAAAAGAAAAACGGCCGACACCTTTTTCACTATTGGTTTTCTTAATGGGTTTTTACCTTGTGGCTTAGTTTATATGGCTGTTTTTGGAAGCTTAGTAAGTAGTACGGTTACAGAAGGCGTTTTATATATGACTCTTTTTGGTATGGGCACAATTCCGTTAATGACATCAGCCATATACTTGGGTAAGTTTTTAAACACCAAAATAAAACAACGCATACAAAAGGCCATTCCCGTTTTTGTTGTTATTATAGGAATTCTATTTATTTTAAGAGGCTTAGGGCTTGGCATTCCTTACCTCTCTCCTGCTCCAGCCATTGAAATGGTTTCAGGCAATGTAAATTGCCATTAAAAATTACTCTAATAATCTATCAGAAACAAATTTGTTTCTGGGTTAAAGTAATATCTTTGTTATAATAGGCCATCATAATATGAAACACATTCTACTACTTACCGATTTTTCTAAAAGTGCTACCAATGCCATGGAATATGCCTTGGCTTTTTTTAATACTGAAAAATGCCATTTTCACTTAATGTATGTTCATAAATCTAACAGTTTTACAATGGACGACTTAATGAGTAGCTCTAAAAAAAATGTATACGATGCTATTTTAAAAGATGAAAAACAACAATTAGAAGCTTATAAAACCCAATTACAAAACACTTATAATCAACATCAATTTTCAACAATAATTGATTACGATAATCTGTTAAGCGCTATTAAACAAACAATAGACAGTCAACTTATTGATTTAATTATTGCTGGATACGATGGTGCTACCAGCCTTTTTGAAGTCGTTTTTGGCACTAATACACTTCAAATTATAAGAAACATAGCCTGTCCTACACTTATTATTCCTGAAGATTTTAGCTTTAATGACTTTAAAGATGTTTTATTACCTTTAGACGAACACGATATGCTTGACACCAAAGAGTTTGATAGGCTTTTAAAATTCTTAGATATTAACAAAACGCATTTTCACGTTTTAAGAATGGAACAAGATAACCATTTAATAGAAACCGATAAGCAGCAATTAAACACCAAGGTGAAATCGTACGATTATCACTCCATTAAAAATGTGGCCCTTGCAGATGCCGTTTCAACCTACCAACAGCTAAAAAAAATAGATATTATTGGGCTTATTGTTGAAAAGGAAAGTTTTTTAAAGCGTTTAATAGCCGAGTCTTCAACAACAAAAATCAGTAAGAGCTTGAGTTTACCCTTACTGATTGTTCATCATTAAACACACTATTTAAAATATAGCATACGACGCATTTACGTAAAAATTACGTCCTTGTCTTGGTATATTATTCCAATCGGCGTAGGTTGAATATTGAGCATCTAAAATATTCTCTACCCCATATTTAAATACCATTTTGCTACTTTTAAAATTGATAACATGTCCTAAATTTAAGTTTATCACACCATAAGCAGGCGTTTCATCTTCACCATAAAAACTACTAAATCTACTTTGGTTACCATTACCTTCTAATTGTAAACTCGCATTAAATGTTGCCGTAGAATAAGCCACCTCAGCTAAGTATGACAATGGTTTTATTAGTGGCAACGATTCGCCATTACTACCTTGACCGTAGTTATAACCTAATGAAGCATTAAGCGACAGTTTTTTTGATACACTATATGATGTATTCAAATAAACATCAAAAATAGACGCATGATTTAAACCTGTATATGTTTTTACTCCAGAAGCACCAATAGTCATAGCACTTAAAGTTGGATCTATTTCACCAACTATATAATCTAGAATATAAAAATAGGAGCTTTCTAACCCTATTTTAAAACTCTTTAGGTTGTAATTTGCCTTTATATTAGTTTGAATAGATTTTTCATTGCTTAAATAGGGATTTCCTATGTAATCAAAATTGTCAAAACTGTTGAATAAGAAAAAACCATAACCTTCGCTAACCGACGGAGCCCGTTCGCCATATCCTAATCCAAAAGCAACATCAAATGTTGATTTTTTTAATTGATAATCGGCAGCTATAGTTTTTAAAAATCTATGTTTTGAATCGCTTAATGTTGGGTAAAAAATTTGTAAACTTTCCAAACCAGCCTTTTCACCAATAGAATTGTTATGCACACCAAATCGTACCGAAGCCGACACCTTTGATGCTTTATTTAAGACATAAGTATCTTTAGCATACACTCCAGAATACCATGTTCTAATATCTGGCCAAGTGTACATAAACATAAGTGGTTGATTGGAATCGTTAGGATACATGGTCATTTCAGCTAGAGAACGATTGTAAAAGCCATTTACATTGAAAAGTAAATTATGTTTATGCTCGCTAATTTTCACTTTACTATAAAACCCGTACGTATCGCTCCATCCTGGCATATCCATACGAATAGGCACGTCTGGACGTTGCGAATCGTCCATGATATGCGTAATGGTATTGAAATACAACTTGGTTTCCCATGAGTTAATAAATGTAGAATCGTTTTTAAAAGTGTGTGTTAGCGATGTTATTAAAGCCTCTGCTAACGATACATCCATAGGTAAAGCTGGATAACCAACATCTGTTGCTTTATCATAAATAATATTTGCATCTAATTGATGGTTTTCTGTTAGCTTATAACCACTTTGCAACGAAACATTATATTTTTGAAATTGTGAGTATAATACTTCTTGATTGTTGCCTGCATCATAATTATCAGATTTTCTAAAAATACCATCGGCATTTATATAAAACTTGTTTCCAGAATATTCCAAATCTAAACCTGCTGTTTTATAATTACCATTGGTTTCGTAACCTAAATCTACACTTGATTTTAATCCAAAATCATAATATTTAGATTCCGGTAATTGTAAGTCGATAGATCCACCTACACAATGGCCATTTTCGGTACCTTCCTGCCCTGAAGCAATAGTAACTTTTTTTAAATTTGACACATCAACATAGGATGTAATTGGGTCCATTTTATCGGTACATGCACCAAATATTTGCATGCCATCTATAGTAACATTTAAGCGCTCGCTAGTCATGTTACTTAATGTAGGTTCCCAAGCATAATTTCCACGCTTAATCATAGTAATATGATTAGATTTTTCTAAATAATCGTCTACACTTGATAAGGTTTTTTCTTGGCGGTAATTACTTAGTTTTCGTTGCGATATTACAATAACCTCATCTAATTTTGTGGTGTCCTTTTCCATAGAAGATGCTATTTCCTGTCCTAAAGAAACTGTACTGTATATTAGTCCTAGTAGTGTTATGAGTTTTTTCATGATTATTATATTTTATGAGATGTCATAGTTGGTGATATATCTATGACATCTCATGTTTTAAAAAATTAAAACTCTAATTCTAGATATAGGCTACTTTGCTCGTTAGTTTCTGTTACGTCTTCACCTTTTAAAACATCATCATTATCATTAATAAGCTTTAAGTTTAACACCCAATATCCTGTCATGGTTAGCGATAAATTAGCGTGATACATATTATCGGTTTGATTAAATGTTAAATTGGTATTGTTTGGTGAGCTATGGTTTCCCATACCTGGCATACGTGGATCTAGAGTTAATAGGTAGTTTTCAACAACTGGAAAAGACATCATTGTTTCCATTTTATAAACCCCCACAACTAAGTCGTTATTTCCAATTATGGGGTTTTTAGGCTCAATCATGGCAACGATATAACGATTGTCGTCATTCCCCATAAAACTGGCTACATTTTGATCGTCATTTTGCATTACCGTAATGGTTTCAGAAATCATATAATCCACATCATCAATAGTATAATTTAATGTTAAAGACCATCCTGAACCATCGGCATTAGTCATTTGATAAATAATAGTTCCTTCATAAATTGTATTTTTTCCGCTAACTTTAACTGGGTTTGTATTTGGGCATGAATGCTGCATTGTTGGCATTTGCATTATAGGCATCCAAGAAATTGTAGCATTTTCAATATAGCTATTGGTTGTTTTATCTTTTATTCGAACACTAACCTCGTTGTATCCTGTATAGAAAAGTCCTGATTTGTTATACAATTCGATTGTATGCGTGTCGTTTTCTAATTCTTGAATTAAGTTTAAACCTTGTGTTTCGTTAATTGATGGTGTAAATTCATCGTTGTCATCTGTAGAGCAAGCTACGTTGAACAATGCCAAAAAAAGAATTGGCAGTATATATTTAAATTTCATTTTAATTTGTTTTATAGGCATACCTATAGCGTGTTGCTGTATACAAGCAACATCTATTTAGTATTATTTTTGTAATATTTATATATAATTATCCTCATCCAACTCATTAGAATAAGTTAGAAGGAAAGCTATTTTTAAAGAAATAATTATATAATATTTGGTGGTGGTGTATCTACTAAAAGTAGTGTTTCGTGAGGAATTGGCATATTATAAAACGCTTCGTTTTTACTTGTAAAAACCGAAATAAATTGTGGCGTAACGGAATTTACACTTGACACAAAAAATACATCTAAAACAAGGCGTTTACTTTCTTGAACTGGAGCTTTATTATCTGTTCCTGTTTCGTTTTTTGCTAATTGCTTTTTTAAATGGCATTTCCCATTACACCCTTGTTGATTGTCTTTTTGAATACACAAAGTTTTGGCTATAAACTCTTGATTAGCTAAAAAGTCGCCCACAATAACCAACGTGTTAATATTATGCGCTAGTAGAATAACTACAAGTACATGCGCTGTAATATTATGGGTAAAACTTTTAATCATGTTGCAAATTTAAGTATTGCCTTCTTATTTTTATGTGATAATAGTTACTTAATTAAAAAATCGTTCTTTAGCATTAAAAATCTTTTTTTCTAGATTTAAACATTATTCGCATTACAGGGAGAATGACCCAAATAATAAGCATAATAAACGATACTATTAACCCAAAACTGGTTCCGAAAAATTGTTTAAATATGGCTCCTGTGTAACCTAATAACGCTGAAATATCTAATTTTAATAAAATTAAAGTTCTTGATAAATCTATAGGATTTAACATAGTGCCAACAAGCGAGAGTTTATCTAAAGGGTAATCCTCGAAAAAGATTAAACTCATAAGAAATACCCCATCGTAAATAATCGCTAAAAGTAACCATAGTAAAATAGCATAGCCAAATCCTTTTATTTTATTGTCGTTGGATAATGCTATGTTAAATGCTAAAGCAGTAAAAATAAAGGTTAAAAAGGTACCTGTTATAAGTAATAATGAAAAGTCCCAGATAGCATTACTTTTAAATAAACCATAAAAAACAAACGGAATTCCTAACCCTAAAATCAAGCTCATGGATAGCGACATTGCCACACCTAAATATTGTCCTAAAAAAATGGAGGATCGTTTTAAGGGTTGTGCCAAAAGTAACTCTGTAAACTCTTTGGAATTGTAATAATACATAACGCCAAAAATGGTTCCTATGAGTGGTACTAAAACAATAATAACATTCATGAGCGTAATGACTGCTTTGGATAAATCGTTGTTTAAAAACAGTAACACAATGCCTAATAACAAATAAAATGCAAAGTACACATAACTCCAACGGCTACGTATTAAATCGAAAAAACTATATTTTAATATTTTAAGCATGATTTTCTGATAAAATAGACGCAATAGCGTGTTCAAAATCTTGCTGATTGGTCTTGTTTTTTAATTCGGTTATGGTTCCTTTAAAATAAATTTTGCCTTCCAGAAGAAAGACAATTTCATCTGAAATTTCTTCAACAAAGCTCATAATATGCGAGGTTATTAAAATAGTTTTTCCTTTGGCTTTTTCTTCTTGAATAAGATTTTTTAATCGTATTAAGGAAATAGGATCTAGCCCTGTTGTTGGTTCGTCTAAAATAATTAGCGGGCTATCAAACATAAAGGTTAGAACAATGTTTACTTTTTGTTTTGTTCCGCCAGAAAGGTTGCCTAGTTTTTTATCTAAAAAAGGGGTTAGTTTAAATAATTCTATTAAACGCTCATCTTCGTTAGTGTTTTTTCGCAAATCCTTAATCATTCTAATAAGCTCTTTTACTTTTAGGTTACTAGGAAAATTGGCTATTTGCGGCAAGTAATCTATATAATGCCTGTAACTTGAGTTTTTCTTGATGTTTTCTCCTTGTACTTTAATAGTTCCTTTATTGGGAATTACCATACCAAGAATAGACTTGATTAATGTTGTTTTTCCAGAACCATTAGGGCCTAAAACTGCTATTATACCACCGTTTTTAATACTTAAATCAACGCCTTTTAATACTTGGTTTTTTCCAAATTTTTTATGTAGGTTTTCAATGCTTACCATGTTATGCGTTTTGTTTGTGGATTATTATCTAATAAATTATCTGGCGTAAAAACGGGTGACACTTTTTCTGAAAAATCGATAATATCTATAAACATACTTCGTAATAATATTATGGTTTCAGGTGTACGATTTACAATGTAAGAATAGAGTTTAACAGGTCTATAAGGTATATCGCCAATACCGTCTTTATTTAAATCGTAGCCGGTGTAATTACTCCAATAGTTCTTATCAAAAACATTGTCGTTTACTTTGCTGTTATAAGCTATATCAAACGAATTATATAAAAAATTATTCTCAGTAAACGTATTAGTATAACATGCTCCTCGTACTTTAATTGCCCAACCATTTTTTATAAAATCGTTGTGTTTATATACTATTCTGTTCGAGCCTTCTATATTAATGCCTATGGTATTCTCTTGAAAAGTATTTCCTATAATTTCTGAATCGTTTATCTCTTTAAGTAACATACCATAAGAAGCTGTTCCCCAATTTTCTTTAAAGGTATTGTTAAACATTTTTATATGCTTGGAAAACATAACAGCAACACCTGCGCCATTATTCTCGAAGGTATTATCTTGATAAGTATCGGTATTGGAAAACATAAAATGCAATCCATACCTTACATTATTAGCACTTACATTATTCTTAATTAAACAATTATCTGAAAACTCTAAATAAATGCCATCTCGCACTCGTTCTACATAATTATGCTCTATTTCAATATGATTACTGTACCATAATTGAATACCATTTCCAGAATTGTACTCTTCTACGGCATTTCCTATTATTTTGTTATGATATATCTTACCGTAATTAGATTTTTCTAGATAGATACCGAAGAATAATTTTTCTAAAACCAGATTTTGTATTACAAAATGCTTGCTATTTTTAACCCTTAAAGCGGCGTAATCTTCTGTATAACTCGTGCCTACATTTATAATAAATAATCCATCTACTGTAACAGAGTCGGAAGCAACTGTTATGATCTCTCCTTTAAATTCACCATCTATAACAGGGTAGTTTTTCCCTTTAATGATTAATGGTTTATCGACTATAATATTATGCTCTTTATAAGTACCTGGTTTTACGGTTATAGTATCAAAACGCTGTGCTTTATTAATAGCCTCTTTTAACGTAGATATAGTACACGTACTACACACCTCTATATGTTGAGCATGAGTTGTCATAGCTAAAAAAATAGCACATATAATAACGCCCCATTTTTTCATAACTATTTATTATTTAAATACTCTTGTAAGCTTGACCAATTATACAGTGTACCACCTTTGTTGGATTGAACAGACTCTGCCTCTGCTTTTGTTTTAAAAGCTGACAGGTAAGCTCCCATAGGACTAGGAATGTTTTCGCTAATTAAAAAAGTGGCTTGTGTGGCATCAATTAAAGCTTCTGGCTCTAAATAATTATTTGATAAGTATAGAGCTATCTCATTGGTATCAAATTCTTCCATAAAATTAACCATACACTCTGTTGCATCAAATTTATAGACCTTTCCCTTTTGAGTAACAATCTCGGCTGCGTGGACTTTATCAACAATAGTCATTTTACAAAAATGGCAACCATCTTCACCGTAATTTATAGGTTTAGGGGCTACATTGCATGCAAATAACAACAACAATATATATATTGAAAAATATTTTAGTGGTTTCATGTTTAGTGTTTTTATGTTCTCTTTATTGCTCTGTTGTTTTACTATTCTTCCTTCCTACAAGATAAGCAATTAATGATGTAGCAATACCTAAGCCTAAAAATAAGGCACCTAATCGTGGGTAAGAATGGGCTCTAAAGTTTAAAATATTCTTGCTACCAAATAAAGGTGGTTGAAATCCCATTTGTGTTCCATCTGGATTAGTAAATTTCATAATAGCTTTAGGGTCTAGATTATGCCCGTAGTCATGCTCCCAAAGGTAAAAATCATATAACCCGGCACCACTTAATACAACCATTAATATAAACCAATACAAGAACCATTTGTAATTTCCTTTAAAAGCTATAATAAGTCCTATTAAAGATGTAATTAAAATACCAGCGGGGAAAATTTTAAATTCAGGTATAGCCTCTGGAATATATTTCATACCCACATAATGATTCATTAAATTAATGTTTTTAATGTCATGTGGATTAGCATCTGCAAAGTCATTAATGTGAATATACATTCCTAATGGTGTAGGGTATTGTGGTGCTTCTAATGTAATTTTCCACAAGGGAAATAAAAACAGTCCTAACGGTAAAATAACCGCTATAAGCATTATAATATTCGACTTCTTCATGAATGTTGTGGTTTGGTGTTTCTTTAGTGTTTTTTAAAAGAAAGGCGAGAGCGAAAAGACAACTCTCGCCTTAAATAGGAAAATAAACACTAAAACAAAATTCTCCTAAAAGCTTCTTATTCTATATCTTCTCCCATAGACCATTTTATAGGTGTATCAGCTCCTTTTGGAGACACACGAATATATCCTTGCATTTCTTGATGTAAAGCTGAACAGAAATCGGTGCAATAAAAAGGCCACACCCCTACTTTTGTGGGCTCCCAAACAGATGTTTTTGTTTGTCCAGGCATAATTAATAACTCTGACGTATTTTGTCCTAGCACAGCAAAGCCATGAGGTACATCAAAATCTTGTTCTAAATTAGTTACATGAAAGAATACCTTATCACCTACTTTTATACCTTCTATGTTATCTGGTGAGAAGTGACTTCTTATAGTGGTCATATAAATATGAACTTCATTTCCATCTCTTACTACTTTTGTATCTGCATCCGATTTAGCAGCATAAGGGTGATTATTTTCTTCTAAATTATAGATTTTTTTAGAACGTTCTTTTATTATGTCTGCACGCATTGCTGCAGCATAATGAGGCTCTCCATGTGTTGGAAAATCTAAGAGTAATTCCATTTTATCTCCAGAAATATCATACAATTGTGCAGAGTGCTCCATTTCTGGTCCTGTTGGTAAATATCTATCTTTTGTAATTTTATTCATTGCAAACATGTACTTACCTTGTGGTTTTCTAGAGTTTCCTCCTGGAATGGTTAAATGCCCAACAGAGTAATAGGTTGGTTTTCTATCGATGACTTCCCAAGTTCCTACTTTCCATTTTACAACTTCTGATGAGATAAAGAAGGTTGTATAAGCATTTCCTTGATCATCAAATTCGGTATGCAAAGGGCCTAACCCTGGTTGTTCAACAGTACCTGCTAACACATCTTCAAAATTTAAAATTGGAATACCATAAGCCTCTCCATCAAACTTTTCATTTTCAATGGCATCAAGCATTTTTGTAAATGAGTGTACGGTTAAATTCGCAGATAATTTACCATTACCTACAATGTACTCTCCTGTTGGGTCTACATCACAACCATGAGGCGATTTTGGTGTTGGTAAAAAGAATACGGCTCCAGGAACATCGGTAGGGTTAACTACACGCACTTCTTTTTTTATAGTTGAAGTTGCTGTATGTGTATGCTCATCATAAACATTATGGGCATATTCGGCTGGCATCATTGTACCGCCACCGTTGTTTACGTATTCTTCAATTTTTTTCCAATTTACTGCCGCAATAAAATCTTTATCGTTTTGAGATGCATTAACTTCTAATAAAGTACTAGCTTCTTCGGTATTATACGTCGTAAAAAAGAACCAACCGTGAGATTTACCACGTCCAGGGTGCGATAAATCGTAGTTAAAACCAGGCATTAACACTTGAAATTTTATATCCATATCGCCTGTTTCTGGTGCTACACTAATAAATGATAAGGCGCCCTGAAAATTACCTTTGTAATCTTTTATTGGCATATCGCGTTGTGGAATAGGTACTGAAAAACGTGTTCCTGCTACTACATATTCTGTATTTTCTGTTACAAATGAAGAACTATGATTTCCCGCACTATTAGGTACTTCTATAATCTCTGTTGTTTCAAACGATTGTAAATCTATCTTTGCAATTCTTGGCGTATTATTCTCATTTATAAAAATAAAACGGCCATCAATTTCTCCATTAGTTTGAGAAATATCTGGATGGTGAGAATCTCCCCAAGGCACAAAGCCATGAGAGGTGTTTAACATAGGTTTTGTCTCTTCTGAATATCCATATCCAGAAGTAGGAAATTGTGAAAACACAGGTATTTCCTTAAACATTCTTCCTGATGGTAGTCCGTAAACTGTTAAGTTCCCGCTATATCCACCTGAAATAAAGGCATAAAATTCGTCGTGTTCACCAGGAGACACATATACTTTTTCGGCTATATTGCTTGCCAAAGCACCTGATTTACTATTTGATTGTTTCGTGCTGTTGTTGCAACTAGTAAGAACCAAAAGTCCCGTTACAAATGCAGCCACTGGTTTTAAAATATTCTTCATAGTGTTCATTATTAATTGAGTTAGTGATTTATTTATTCTTTAGATGGCGGTAATAACACCTTATCGATTACGTGTACAATACCATTTCCAGCTGGTACGCTAGCTATTATTTTTGCTCCACCAATAATGGGCTCACCATTCTCTACTGTTACTGGAACATAACCGTTATTAGCTTGCCCCAACTTTTTGAATTTGGTTAAAAAGTCTTTAGAGTAGTTGCCTGGTGTAACATGGTATTTTAAAATGTTTGCTAAATCTGCTTTATTTTCTGGCTTTAATAAATTATCGACAGTACCTTCTGGCAAAGCAGCAAAAGCCTCATCTGTAGGAGCAAAAACAGTTAGTGGTCCTACATTTACTAATGCGTTTTCCACTTGAGCAGCTTGTACGGCTGCAACTAACGTTTTATGGTCTGATGACTCTATAGCTATTTGAAGACAATTAGGTTTTGAGGCATCGTCTTTTATAAAAGCTTGCCCTGTTCTTTCTGAAGACTCATCGGGCTGTTCTGTATTACTTTCTGGCTTGGCTGTTTGTTGACTTTCATTTTTACAGGCAAACAGAGTTCCCATAAAAATAACAACCAAGCAAAATTGTTTAAATAACTTCATAAAATTAATTTTTAATTATTTCAACGTTCTAAAGTATTCTAGTACCGCTCTTGCCTCCTCTTCGCTAAGGTTTTGGTTTGCCATTGGCGAACCATTAAACTCTACTAATAAATCTTTTGCTAAAGGATCTTTTTTTACCATTTCCTCTGGGTTTAAAATCATATTCATAACCCATTCTGGACTTCTTCGTTCTAAAATCCCTGTTGGTGCTGGACCTATAAACTTTTTATCTGCTCTGTGGCAAGCTGTACACATTTTTTTGTAGACTTCCTGCCCATGGGTTGCCATAGACTGATCTATATCTGCAGGTAAATTAATTGAAGTAATAGGACCTACGCCTTTATTATCTAAATCTACTCGTTTAGATGCTGGTAATGGTTTCTCAGCATTGTCCTTTTTTGTAGTTACCTGTTCTGTGTCGGTACTTTTCTTTTGATAAGAGAATGTTTCTTTTTTCTTTTCTTCTTTGCCACCACACCCCATTATTAGGACGGCAAATAAAATTGCGATAATTGATGTTTTAGTTTTCATATATAAATTAATTATTAACTACTCAAAAGTACTTGTTGCATAGAAGATAAAATATGATTTTTATCATAAAAAAGGACTTTTTTATCCTATTTAAAGATA carries:
- a CDS encoding FixH family protein; the protein is MKFNWGTGIVLAFIGFISFIMYFVITMSTNEKYNHDLVTEDYYKQELQLQNNIDSEQNSKKLKEDITWEKSEEGITITFPKDLNISNITGKVFLYRPSNKQFDFETPISLSNHNLLIPDNRLLDGRWNIIIDWQYNKIPYRYKKEIIY
- a CDS encoding sulfite exporter TauE/SafE family protein, whose translation is MLWSAFILGLLGSFHCVGMCGPIAFMLPVDRSNSIKKVSQITTYHIGRLLAYSTIGLFFGLIGRNLYIFGLQQQLSIIIGVLMIIIAVLPYKTISKYNASKPLHKLIAKVKSKLGMALKRKTADTFFTIGFLNGFLPCGLVYMAVFGSLVSSTVTEGVLYMTLFGMGTIPLMTSAIYLGKFLNTKIKQRIQKAIPVFVVIIGILFILRGLGLGIPYLSPAPAIEMVSGNVNCH
- a CDS encoding universal stress protein encodes the protein MKHILLLTDFSKSATNAMEYALAFFNTEKCHFHLMYVHKSNSFTMDDLMSSSKKNVYDAILKDEKQQLEAYKTQLQNTYNQHQFSTIIDYDNLLSAIKQTIDSQLIDLIIAGYDGATSLFEVVFGTNTLQIIRNIACPTLIIPEDFSFNDFKDVLLPLDEHDMLDTKEFDRLLKFLDINKTHFHVLRMEQDNHLIETDKQQLNTKVKSYDYHSIKNVALADAVSTYQQLKKIDIIGLIVEKESFLKRLIAESSTTKISKSLSLPLLIVHH
- a CDS encoding TonB-dependent receptor; its protein translation is MKKLITLLGLIYSTVSLGQEIASSMEKDTTKLDEVIVISQRKLSNYRQEKTLSSVDDYLEKSNHITMIKRGNYAWEPTLSNMTSERLNVTIDGMQIFGACTDKMDPITSYVDVSNLKKVTIASGQEGTENGHCVGGSIDLQLPESKYYDFGLKSSVDLGYETNGNYKTAGLDLEYSGNKFYINADGIFRKSDNYDAGNNQEVLYSQFQKYNVSLQSGYKLTENHQLDANIIYDKATDVGYPALPMDVSLAEALITSLTHTFKNDSTFINSWETKLYFNTITHIMDDSQRPDVPIRMDMPGWSDTYGFYSKVKISEHKHNLLFNVNGFYNRSLAEMTMYPNDSNQPLMFMYTWPDIRTWYSGVYAKDTYVLNKASKVSASVRFGVHNNSIGEKAGLESLQIFYPTLSDSKHRFLKTIAADYQLKKSTFDVAFGLGYGERAPSVSEGYGFFLFNSFDNFDYIGNPYLSNEKSIQTNIKANYNLKSFKIGLESSYFYILDYIVGEIDPTLSAMTIGASGVKTYTGLNHASIFDVYLNTSYSVSKKLSLNASLGYNYGQGSNGESLPLIKPLSYLAEVAYSTATFNASLQLEGNGNQSRFSSFYGEDETPAYGVINLNLGHVINFKSSKMVFKYGVENILDAQYSTYADWNNIPRQGRNFYVNASYAIF
- a CDS encoding ABC transporter permease; amino-acid sequence: MLKILKYSFFDLIRSRWSYVYFAFYLLLGIVLLFLNNDLSKAVITLMNVIIVLVPLIGTIFGVMYYYNSKEFTELLLAQPLKRSSIFLGQYLGVAMSLSMSLILGLGIPFVFYGLFKSNAIWDFSLLLITGTFLTFIFTALAFNIALSNDNKIKGFGYAILLWLLLAIIYDGVFLMSLIFFEDYPLDKLSLVGTMLNPIDLSRTLILLKLDISALLGYTGAIFKQFFGTSFGLIVSFIMLIIWVILPVMRIMFKSRKKDF
- a CDS encoding ABC transporter ATP-binding protein, coding for MVSIENLHKKFGKNQVLKGVDLSIKNGGIIAVLGPNGSGKTTLIKSILGMVIPNKGTIKVQGENIKKNSSYRHYIDYLPQIANFPSNLKVKELIRMIKDLRKNTNEDERLIELFKLTPFLDKKLGNLSGGTKQKVNIVLTFMFDSPLIILDEPTTGLDPISLIRLKNLIQEEKAKGKTILITSHIMSFVEEISDEIVFLLEGKIYFKGTITELKNKTNQQDFEHAIASILSENHA
- a CDS encoding nitrous oxide reductase family maturation protein NosD, producing the protein MKKWGVIICAIFLAMTTHAQHIEVCSTCTISTLKEAINKAQRFDTITVKPGTYKEHNIIVDKPLIIKGKNYPVIDGEFKGEIITVASDSVTVDGLFIINVGTSYTEDYAALRVKNSKHFVIQNLVLEKLFFGIYLEKSNYGKIYHNKIIGNAVEEYNSGNGIQLWYSNHIEIEHNYVERVRDGIYLEFSDNCLIKNNVSANNVRYGLHFMFSNTDTYQDNTFENNGAGVAVMFSKHIKMFNNTFKENWGTASYGMLLKEINDSEIIGNTFQENTIGINIEGSNRIVYKHNDFIKNGWAIKVRGACYTNTFTENNFLYNSFDIAYNSKVNDNVFDKNYWSNYTGYDLNKDGIGDIPYRPVKLYSYIVNRTPETIILLRSMFIDIIDFSEKVSPVFTPDNLLDNNPQTKRITW
- a CDS encoding nitrous oxide reductase accessory protein NosL, with product MKPLKYFSIYILLLLFACNVAPKPINYGEDGCHFCKMTIVDKVHAAEIVTQKGKVYKFDATECMVNFMEEFDTNEIALYLSNNYLEPEALIDATQATFLISENIPSPMGAYLSAFKTKAEAESVQSNKGGTLYNWSSLQEYLNNK